The following are encoded in a window of Castanea sativa cultivar Marrone di Chiusa Pesio chromosome 9, ASM4071231v1 genomic DNA:
- the LOC142610881 gene encoding F-box protein At5g07610-like, giving the protein MAVESIKITDTDTDPDPDLSLVLYCKRRKEDDVEEDPKEYPILSPYSKRRRLEEEEVEPDPDDSTQLPELMKIEELPDAILFEILYRLPCRWALQCKSVSKRWCSVISHPLFVRNAMLHRHPFSKSNTDPFTLVLYHDKKILALPFDEDCGGDGGGEGGGGGDGSGDGDGLDFLNFLPCIEFARKNFPFCVEASFNDLLLIRSEVLPIVNSGFTEYCICNPITKQWIILPRLPYQGYRGIVLVGFICIPDSCDKEQGCITNAHYRYRVVRIYSPTQSNATQIRMQIFSSDTGEWCDSLVSSPPGLNSFVGSPAYAGVVACNRMLHWVDEKDRMIRGFVVFDPFNNAQGCRYIDPPIDLSLRELVSFGVFQGRLRIFQNSSCSFSVWELEDYNNAGTWCLKYKIYFKDMVSEYSDLLKMAKEKISTGSLLAFHRNVGEIVFLQFRKCIVLCNMRTRVLTMAGRLEKLLPGNSRYFDSIPAKFVFFVGQPSWPTPVPLPLKFECPSPFLLSEFVSKRQMFKKQQQEVEKLRATPTPSPLPV; this is encoded by the coding sequence ATGGCGGTGGAGTCAATCAAAATCACAGACACAGACACAGACCCAGACCCAGACCTTTCTCTGGTTTTGTAttgtaaaagaagaaaagaagatgaTGTTGAAGAGGATCCGAAGGAATATCCGATCTTGTCTCCATatagcaaaagaagaagattagaagaagaagaagtagagcCAGATCCGGATGATTCGACCCAGTTGCCTGAATTAATGAAGATCGAAGAACTGCCAGATGCTATACTGTTCGAGATCCTTTATCGACTCCCTTGCCGATGGGCTCTCCAATGTAAGTCTGTGTCGAAGCGCTGGTGTTCTGTGATTTCTCATCCTTTGTTTGTTCGCAACGCCATGCTCCACCGACACCCATTTAGTAAGTCAAACACAGACCCCTTTACTCTTGTGTTATACCATGACAAAAAGATACTCGCTCTTCCATTCGATGAGGACTGTGGCGGTGACGGTGGCGGTGAaggtggcggtggcggtgacGGTAGCGGTGACGGTGACGGACTCGATTTTCTCAACTTTCTTCCCTGTATCGAATTTGCAAGAAAAAATTTTCCCTTTTGCGTCGAAGCATCGTTCAACGATTTATTACTGATACGCAGCGAAGTTCTGCCGATTGTTAATTCAGGCTTTACTGAGTATTGCATCTGTAATCCTATTACCAAACAGTGGATCATCCTCCCTCGCCTTCCATACCAGGGATATCGCGGAATTGTTTTGGTGGGCTTTATATGCATTCCGGATAGCTGTGATAAAGAGCAGGGATGTATTACCAATGCCCATTACCGTTATAGAGTGGTGCGCATTTATTCTCCCACTCAATCCAACGCTACTCAGATACGTATGCAGATCTTTTCTTCCGACACCGGTGAATGGTGCGACTCTCTTGTTTCGTCACCGCCCGGATTGAATTCCTTTGTTGGAAGTCCTGCGTATGCTGGTGTTGTTGCCTGCAATAGGATGCTGCATTGGGTGGATGAAAAGGATAGAATGATCAGAGGCTTTGTTGTGTTCGATCCATTCAACAATGCACAAGGATGCCGCTATATTGATCCACCCATTGACCTGTCCCTTAGAGAATTGGTCTCCTTTGGAGTGTTCCAAGGGCGTCTCCGGATTTTCCAAAATTCTTCTTGCAGTTTTTCTGTTTGGGAACTCGAGGATTACAATAATGCTGGTACATGGTGTCTGAAGTACAAAATTTACTTCAAGGACATGGTTTCAGAATATTCCGATCTCCTCAAGATGGCAAAGGAAAAGATCTCAACTGGGTCATTGTTAGCTTTCCATCGAAATGTTggtgaaattgtttttttacaatttcGCAAATGCATTGTTTTGTGTAACATGCGGACGAGGGTATTAACAATGGCCGGCCGACTGGAAAAACTTTTACCCGGCAACTCCAGATACTTTGATAGCATACCTGCAAAATTTGTCTTCTTTGTTGGGCAACCATCGTGGCCAACACCAGTACCTCTCCCATTGAAGTTTGAATGCCCTTCCCCATTTTTATTGAGCGAGTTTGTTTCTAAACGTCAAATGTTCAAGAAGCAACAGCAAGAAGTTGAGAAGTTGAGGGCAACTCCAACACCAAGTCCTCTCCCGGTTTGA